The region GAGGATAATAACCTTGATTATTAATCGTGTTCCCTTTTCCTGTTCCAGATCAATTGGGTTTTCAGCACTTTGCCAAAGTTTTATCGATTCCTGTTTCCTCATGTTATTTCCGCAATACGTTTCATGGACGGGTTTTGCTGACTTCGTTCCGTGTTTACTTTCACACTTATGTATACTATCACTTCATGCTTTAGTATTCTTATAAATATGGGAAATAGTGATATAGTCATCAAGATCCTCACAAGTAGTATTTAGATCGATTAAATTCAATGCTCCGACTTTTTAAAAAGGCCATTATAGGAAGctatgctatttttaaaatagacTGGGTGATGTGtcgtttttttttggtttggatAAAAGGGTACATCTAATGATCAATTGTCTCCCTTTTTTCTCTTTTGGAATGGATATCGGCAAGTGCCTGATAGAATTGGTCATCTCTACAGTATTCAATGTtacttttgttttatgaaagaaatcggtacaattttttttcggaCTGAAGCAATGCTATTTGGTCTTCATCATACTATTAGTAATTTATGCAGATTGAAGTTGTATgaatttgtttccttttttcttgGACAAAGTACAACGGATTATTTTTCCCTATATTTGTGTAGGAAAAAACTAataagaattaataaaaaaaagttgtaaatttGAGTAAAAACAGCTCAATGTGGAATTATACACTGTCATCCTGGTTGTGTTGtaagttttataaagataaagCGATTTATACGTAGGCCTACATCTAttcaatataaatttaatttacgTAAAATTCTGATCGAGTCCTTCGTCTTCAGTAATCCAAACTAACCAccgaacaaaagaaaaaaaataacttttgtcGATAATTGTTccgtatatattttgaaattttacagggAATCCCAAAGCAAACGATATATAGGTCACTGTGTTCATTTCTGGGTTATGTTATGTCtgttcctatttttttttctgatgttaATTTCCAGATTACAATTGTTTgtgttgttttctatttttaccAGTTTTCTgtgcatgtgttaattttagaTCATGTCATGTTTGTCTATATTTCTAGTTTTCCgtgcatgtgttaatttttagattatgttatgtttgttgatatttatatgttttctgTATTAAATTATTAGATTATGTTACATAgactcggggggggggggggggggggattcccccgcctataatgccttaattacccggctattattgcatttcaaatgaaatgtagctataagcaagaccccCTGACCCCATTctactttttcatttcttccttctttttcaatttttagagacaaccctgtgtAATAGGtttgttgatatttattttttcctttgttaaaTTACTACAGTCTTTCCCATCACTTTTTGATAATAAACACATGCATACCTGTCAATGAAGTACCAATTAAATCGATATAAGGCAAAAAATCCAAGAATTCTTCATCGATACATCATATGTTTTTACCTTGagaatttcacaggaacgaaaccAAATATCGTATGGAGATTCAAAAGGattaatgtttacatcttttgtCCATTCAGAAGTGctcgggacacctcgcacaATATTTAAAGTTATCATCCGGGGTATTTCATGTCTTTTGCACTGCTTTATTCCCGTAGGCTTTCTATTTTTGGTAGTCTGAAGCGGTAGgcttttcaaaacagataatgtAGACTTTGCATTCTAggaatgaatgtacatgtagtttgggcgcaaaggtatttatgattatcgagatatttttcaaaaagtggtggaaacaaaatcttgggacagagtactatataaatagtgcctgtttgggaggataaaaGTTGAAAATGAACCCCTGAGAAAACCtgcgcttcgcgtcggttgacaatggttttctcgggagtgtcaatttcaattattaccctcctaaaaatctttttatactgaatgttctaattgtaaagaaaacttaactgaCTTGTATAGGGATGGCTAAATTGTACGGCGACTCGTAAACGcttaattttcgcgcatgtagcAGTATAttaacaggcactatttattttattatactgaatgtcttgattttaaagaaaaattttactgcttttatatagaaatgaagtgaattctacggcgaaacGTATGCGCTTAATTTACGCGCATGAAACAattcgttttattatacttttatgttaaatactaaaatctgattggtttagacgcagttgataatccgttctattaccctcagcgttagcaacacatttagcaacgggtaacataacgaattgttacatgcgcgtaaatgatgcgcgtacggttcgcagTAGAATTCAAGTCATTCCTATAGAAAAGcattaaagttttctttaaaattgacattcagtataagaaaataaatagtgcctgttttggagggtaacagttgaaatcgacacccctcgaaaatcattgtcaacctccgcttcgcgtcggttgacaatggttttctcggggtgtcaatttcaactgttaccctcccaaacaggcactatttatataaggGTTAAGTCACTAAATTGACACATGGAAAACCCTAAATGCTCTCTTGGTTTGTGAGGGTGGGCGTTTTATCAAACATTTGAATTCATTGTTTGAGAAAGTGAACATATTTTCAAGAAACAGTCGGCAAATTGAACAACAGGCtttctaaatgttttattttggaaaacaatttaattgaacaacatgctttctaaatttttaattttggaaaacaatttaattgtatTCAGTTCAGGAGTTCAGTCGGTACATTCAACTGTACCTTCGACATCTTGATTTCTTTGCCGCAACTATCCTAACGTGATCAAGAAATTGACATGGGCTTGTCTTCAAGGTTTTTATTACTTTCCTTTAACAGGTGACCTGACTTGTTGATATCACGATCTCTTCTCAGCAGGACTAACAGACAGACCGTGTATGAAAAATGTACCCACTAAAATAAAGTAATGAAAGTCACAGATATCTGTATTTTATTCAATAGGTCTGGAAGGCACGTTTTCGTAATTTGGAATTTCTGCCACAAGTGTATTTGTAGAGACTTACGAGCATGCTTGCATGTTTTGCTCATGGTGAACAGTTTACCAATGCTGTCTTGGGAACAAAACACTTCGATCCTGATCACTAAATGGTTATCTATATGCAACAGATAACAAAAGGATTTTTGCAgtataattaaattattcaaacaagaaattatattgaataatGTTAGTTGGTGAATGCCTaagttcttttttttgtttaatgatcATGCCTAATGTAATCCCACATTGGTAATTTTAATCAGCAACTAAATGTTTATCTCTTTAGGTACAAATGGCGCTGTCGAAGCAGGTTGCCGTGGAAAAGTGCTGCGACTTCTGTGAATCGGATGTGAATGTCAAGTGGTTCTGCCGGGACTGCATCAACAATTTGTGTGATCAGTGCAGGCGAACCCACACCAGAATCCCTCTCTGTAAAACCCACGTGATTCTTCCAATCAGCGAAACTCAAGCGGCGACTTTAAGACGAACAACCGTTCTTTTCGACTGTCCTGAGCACGCGCAATCGTGTCAATTTCAGTGTCGCACGTGCAATAAACAGATATGTGTGTTGTGTCTTACCTCGAGCCACAATAAGCACGACTTTCTGGCTTTAGATCAATACGCCAAGTCCATACGAGAAAACTTGTATCTGACGCTGAATTCAAAGTCCAAAGAAGCACACACCATCACAGAGACGCTTCTAACACTCTCTACACACAAACAAACTTACGATGATTGGATGAACAAAAAGTTAAGTGAAGTCGACCAAGTGTTCGAGCACCTGGCTGACGAGTTACAACGACTGCGGACAGAAATACACGATAAGATAGATCAGCGGAAAAACCACGACATCGTCACGATGGACCTGCAACACAAACGGGCGTACGAATTCAGGGAACGACTTCAGTACCAGGTCAAAGTCCTGAGCTCTGAGCTGGACCACTGCAACGATCACGATCTAGCCAACCTCAAGCTCAAAATCGAAACAGAGTGCAACAAACTCCGCGAAAATCTCACACTGGATTTGCCGAAATTTCCGTGTTTAAGACTGATACGTAAAGAGGAGGAACACAAAGACATTCTGATCAAAGTCCTAACAAAGATTATGAAGACTGACCTGTTCAGCCTGAAAACAACAACCTCTTTTGACGTCGACAACGAAACGCCAGTCTTCATGGAGGATCTACACTTGGACCTAACCATCAAGTTACCCGGATGTAAGTATATCTGGGCCATGGCCGGATGTGACGACGGCAAAATGTGGGTGGGAACCGAGGACAAAAAGCTACGTCTGGTGGACAATTTCGGAAACGTAGTAAAGTGTCTTCAGATGACTCAGAGTGCGGCCCATCTCGCCGTCCTGACTTCCGGTGAAGTTCTGTGTAGTAACGGATACGGAATAGACAGGACATCGACGATTCAGAAAGTGTCcttgaactttgacgtcaccaCGTTTACCCGCCTTTCTCAGGCTGTTGAGGTGGGTCCTCTGGCTTCTACGAAGCACGGTAACGTTCTTGTCGGCATTCGGAACTCTATCGGAAGAGGTGAAGTTCTGTACCTGTCACATAGTGGCAAAACGATCAACAAGGTCGCCCAGGTCACCAAGGAGGTCGAAAAGGTGGCCATAAACGAGGAGGACCAGGTGTTTGTGAAGGACTCCAGCTGTATCTGGATCATGAGTTTAAAGGGCGAGTTCATCAACCAGATAGAACTCAAAAACGAATTGAAGGGAGTTCGGGGCTTCGTGTGTGACCGCTTTAGTAATCTCGTTTGTTTCCGGTCTGGTGACGTCAGCAGCATTCGTGTTTATAGTTCGCACAGTGCACTTCTTAAACATTTTCGCCTCCATTTGAAATCGGGAAATGACAGGGTAATAGACATTGGTGCTATCGATGCCAATGATTTTATCTGGCTGAAAGAAGATGAAACCATTCACGTATTGAAGTATCTAGTCTAATACTGCGTGTTGATAACTGCTTAACAAAATTgcttaggtaataaaacaagaaaatgtttatactcAAACGTCTATAACGTCTTTACAAATTGGTACAGAGTGTATGTTATCTGGTGGTAGCTTGCAGGGATTCTctaaattatattattatttgtaGCAGTTTATTTTATAGTATATTGAAAATGCAGGAATAAATTTACCACGTGTCAGATCACATTGTTTGCTGTATAAAGCGATGCTTTATTTCCGGAACTATTACGAGTTGAGAACTGCCAATGATATAGAATATTGCCGAGAACTAAGGAGTTTTAAAtctgacttttaaaaaacatatttttaccttttattgCTCATGATCTTTTTAACGGCAATTctactttattttaataaactgGCACTATTTAATAAGTTATCGTATGAGCCAAGAAGTAGGTGTATTTTTGTTTAGATACGTAAATAtactaaagaaataaagaataggcttatcaaataaaacacaacTTTTGCCTGAAGCCTTTTAGTTTGCATTACGACATAAAATAACCATACGCAAAGATGAGTACGGTTCAAAGATATCCGCCATTTCTGTACAAACACCTGGAGGGAAAAGGTGTACCCGTAATTCCGTgggatttaattttcaatacgTGAAATTGTGAAACGTCGATGAGAcaagatttattttgaaatcgtTTGGTTTCATTCTAACTTACAAGCTGATATCACTTGTTCGAATAGATATCATCCAATTGTAAAGGCGATATCACCAATCCAatacattaaaatgaaattatctaTTCGAATAAGTGATATCACCTCTACGTTTTGAATTGATGACATCACTTTTCTAAATACTATGTGTGAATTTCAACAGTcaccctcccaaacaggtactatttattttattatactgaatgtcttaatttcaaagaaattttactgcttttatacagaaattaaatgaattctacgacgaaccgtacgcgcatagtttacgcgcatgtaacaagtCGTTGTTACCAGTTGCCAACGTAATAATAGAAGTTCTTATAATAGaagttattatactttcatgttaaatactgaaatctgattggtttacaGTGGCGGATCCAGCGCCGGCGCGCCGGGCgcgccgcccccccccccccccccgtttgatttttttttttttttttttttttttgtgtatgatttttttctgatcatATAAAATCATGCTTTActttaatattaaattcaatttgtaaaatgaaaaatacaaagatttataatttgtAGGCATATTCATGTAGAAGTGTTATTTCATTCATCTTCGccagccaagggttttcggtcctctttgctccccataaacccaagggtttatggggagcaaagtggaccgaaaacccttggctagcgaagatgtattTCATTCGATATAGtttattctactacagttattgccgagatcaaagagatgccgcggacattattctccgtgtacgatattttgaagtatttcttgtttttatttattttaattatttacgaCCGACAAACTCATTGGTGCAAATTTTCTCTTGGACAATTATGACAAATAACAATATTATTGAGTAAGATTGCAAAAGcctacaaaatgaacaaaatttagttAAAAGTCTTATCCCagatacaatgaaataaatacttcttatttgtAAGAGCTCAATTGAAACTTTCTGCAGCTTTTGTtacttcaaaattaaatgtCTCATAACATTTTGGTAACATTTCTAGTGACTAAAATGACGGGAAAATAAGTATAAATTGGCCCTCCAGACAACATGATTTTGCCTTTCAAAATATCTAGATTTCAGGAGctcgttggcctcgggcaatagatcatactgagctgttccctgcacctcgggaaaaatattcgggtctatcgactgctcaagcattaaataattgtatactattaccctcagcgttagcaacacacttagcaacgggtaacacaacgaattgatacatgcgcgtaaattatgcgcgtacggttcgccgtagaattcacgtcatttctatataaaagcagtaaaaatattctctaaaattaagacattcagtataataaaatatatagtgcttgtttgggaggataacagttgaaattgacacccctcgaaaaccattgtcaacctccgcttcgcgtcggttgacattggtttcctcggggtgtcaatttcaactgttaccctcccaaacaggcactatttatataatgtcacccatttgcatttcttaaaacaatttattcaaaatgGAATGCAATCGCTGATTTTAATAAAGATTGAGTCTCCAAACTGTTATACCTTGTTCTTTAATACTAACTAAGTATAAATAATAGAGTatagatattatataaataatagaGTACagatataatataaatgatagAGTACAGATATTATATAATCATAAAGATGATACAATTTTTCAATCCGGCCAAGTAGGGCAAAAAGTTTTTGTAAGATTAACACCATGCAAAATAGTAGCTACATGTAGGGTTGccaaaaaacaaagaaacatgCGTTTAAGTAAAACTAAAATATGGAGATGACCAAGAAACTCATCATTCTTGCATGGGAACAGTAACTGAATAGATGatatgcataggcgtcggaaccgggggggggggggggggggggctagggggggcttagcccccccccccccccccccccccccactttttttgcaaagttatacataaccattaaaaacatagcatgatagagggttcagccccccccccccctcactttttctcgcaggaaagattattgttcctaaatttaccttgaaagattgagaagttggattcagaagcatcaaagcccccccccccccccccccccccccggattaggaatttcatgattttgattttgggaagaaaaaaattttggataagttatttttttgaaagtataggtctacccccccccccccccccc is a window of Crassostrea angulata isolate pt1a10 unplaced genomic scaffold, ASM2561291v2 HiC_scaffold_102, whole genome shotgun sequence DNA encoding:
- the LOC128169138 gene encoding uncharacterized protein LOC128169138 isoform X2; its protein translation is MVQMALSKQVAVEKCCDFCESDVNVKWFCRDCINNLCDQCRRTHTRIPLCKTHVILPISETQAATLRRTTVLFDCPEHAQSCQFQCRTCNKQICVLCLTSSHNKHDFLALDQYAKSIRENLYLTLNSKSKEAHTITETLLTLSTHKQTYDDWMNKKLSEVDQVFEHLADELQRLRTEIHDKIDQRKNHDIVTMDLQHKRAYEFRERLQYQVKVLSSELDHCNDHDLANLKLKIETECNKLRENLTLDLPKFPCLRLIRKEEEHKDILIKVLTKIMKTDLFSLKTTTSFDVDNETPVFMEDLHLDLTIKLPGCKYIWAMAGCDDGKMWVGTEDKKLRLVDNFGNVVKCLQMTQSAAHLAVLTSGEVLCSNGYGIDRTSTIQKVSLNFDVTTFTRLSQAVEVGPLASTKHGNVLVGIRNSIGRGEVLYLSHSGKTINKVAQVTKEVEKVAINEEDQVFVKDSSCIWIMSLKGEFINQIELKNELKGVRGFVCDRFSNLVCFRSGDVSSIRVYSSHSALLKHFRLHLKSGNDRVIDIGAIDANDFIWLKEDETIHVLKYLV
- the LOC128169138 gene encoding uncharacterized protein LOC128169138 isoform X1, coding for MELTREVQMALSKQVAVEKCCDFCESDVNVKWFCRDCINNLCDQCRRTHTRIPLCKTHVILPISETQAATLRRTTVLFDCPEHAQSCQFQCRTCNKQICVLCLTSSHNKHDFLALDQYAKSIRENLYLTLNSKSKEAHTITETLLTLSTHKQTYDDWMNKKLSEVDQVFEHLADELQRLRTEIHDKIDQRKNHDIVTMDLQHKRAYEFRERLQYQVKVLSSELDHCNDHDLANLKLKIETECNKLRENLTLDLPKFPCLRLIRKEEEHKDILIKVLTKIMKTDLFSLKTTTSFDVDNETPVFMEDLHLDLTIKLPGCKYIWAMAGCDDGKMWVGTEDKKLRLVDNFGNVVKCLQMTQSAAHLAVLTSGEVLCSNGYGIDRTSTIQKVSLNFDVTTFTRLSQAVEVGPLASTKHGNVLVGIRNSIGRGEVLYLSHSGKTINKVAQVTKEVEKVAINEEDQVFVKDSSCIWIMSLKGEFINQIELKNELKGVRGFVCDRFSNLVCFRSGDVSSIRVYSSHSALLKHFRLHLKSGNDRVIDIGAIDANDFIWLKEDETIHVLKYLV
- the LOC128169138 gene encoding uncharacterized protein LOC128169138 isoform X3, giving the protein MALSKQVAVEKCCDFCESDVNVKWFCRDCINNLCDQCRRTHTRIPLCKTHVILPISETQAATLRRTTVLFDCPEHAQSCQFQCRTCNKQICVLCLTSSHNKHDFLALDQYAKSIRENLYLTLNSKSKEAHTITETLLTLSTHKQTYDDWMNKKLSEVDQVFEHLADELQRLRTEIHDKIDQRKNHDIVTMDLQHKRAYEFRERLQYQVKVLSSELDHCNDHDLANLKLKIETECNKLRENLTLDLPKFPCLRLIRKEEEHKDILIKVLTKIMKTDLFSLKTTTSFDVDNETPVFMEDLHLDLTIKLPGCKYIWAMAGCDDGKMWVGTEDKKLRLVDNFGNVVKCLQMTQSAAHLAVLTSGEVLCSNGYGIDRTSTIQKVSLNFDVTTFTRLSQAVEVGPLASTKHGNVLVGIRNSIGRGEVLYLSHSGKTINKVAQVTKEVEKVAINEEDQVFVKDSSCIWIMSLKGEFINQIELKNELKGVRGFVCDRFSNLVCFRSGDVSSIRVYSSHSALLKHFRLHLKSGNDRVIDIGAIDANDFIWLKEDETIHVLKYLV